In one window of Bradyrhizobium diazoefficiens DNA:
- a CDS encoding serine hydrolase, which produces MDARTPDFSAARTAMQRYVDQEIIPGVSWAVLRGREVVDRQCVGFADREAKTTLRPDHIFRAFSDTKIFVTCAIMLLVEEGRIGLDDTIEKVLPQLGHRKVLKPGASTLADVEPAKSPITIRQLLTHTSGLSYGVFDPGSVLFKGYNDARVLNPLTPLTDMIDQLAELPLSYHPGTSWEYSVATDVLGRAVEVVSGERLDAFLKARIFDPLGMTDTGFDVPEAQQGRLVALYHGADVLDPMKPGLTRADNLPYPQAYLRPLPRLSGGGGLVSTLPDMLALMRALLPGSDALLKPDTLRQMMTNQLPAGQTIRFANLGPIPGKGFGLGGAVTFAPTPFDPPNSIGEFQWGGLAGTHWWICPQADTAGVLMSQRYMGFWNPFFFEFKRLAYRAVGG; this is translated from the coding sequence ATGGACGCGAGAACACCAGATTTTTCCGCTGCGCGGACGGCGATGCAGCGCTACGTCGATCAGGAGATCATCCCCGGCGTGTCCTGGGCCGTGCTGCGCGGGCGTGAGGTCGTCGACCGGCAATGCGTCGGCTTTGCCGATCGCGAGGCGAAGACGACGCTGCGGCCGGACCATATCTTTCGCGCTTTCTCCGACACCAAGATCTTCGTCACCTGTGCGATCATGTTGCTGGTCGAAGAGGGCCGCATTGGGCTCGATGACACAATCGAGAAAGTCCTGCCGCAGCTCGGCCATCGCAAGGTGCTGAAGCCGGGTGCTTCGACCCTCGCTGACGTCGAGCCGGCGAAAAGCCCGATCACGATTCGGCAGTTGTTGACCCATACCTCTGGCCTGAGCTACGGCGTCTTCGATCCCGGCTCGGTGTTATTCAAAGGCTACAACGACGCGCGCGTGCTCAATCCGCTGACGCCGCTGACCGACATGATCGACCAACTCGCTGAGCTACCCCTGTCCTATCATCCCGGCACGAGCTGGGAATATTCGGTTGCAACCGACGTGCTCGGCCGTGCGGTGGAGGTCGTCTCCGGCGAAAGGCTCGATGCGTTCCTCAAGGCGCGGATCTTCGATCCGCTCGGCATGACCGACACCGGGTTCGACGTGCCTGAAGCGCAGCAGGGCAGGCTGGTTGCGCTCTATCATGGTGCCGACGTGCTCGATCCAATGAAACCGGGCCTGACACGGGCCGACAATCTGCCTTACCCGCAAGCCTACCTGCGGCCGCTGCCGCGGCTGTCGGGCGGCGGCGGTCTGGTCTCGACCTTGCCGGACATGCTCGCGTTGATGCGCGCGCTGTTGCCCGGGTCGGATGCGCTGCTGAAGCCGGACACGCTGCGGCAGATGATGACGAACCAGCTGCCCGCCGGGCAGACCATCCGCTTCGCCAATCTCGGGCCGATCCCCGGCAAGGGCTTTGGCCTCGGCGGCGCCGTCACCTTCGCGCCGACGCCCTTTGATCCCCCCAACTCGATCGGAGAATTCCAGTGGGGCGGGCTTGCCGGCACCCATTGGTGGATTTGCCCGCAGGCCGATACCGCCGGCGTGCTGATGAGCCAGCGCTACATGGGATTCTGGAATCCGTTCTTCTTCGAGTTCAAGCGCCTCGCCTATCGGGCGGTTGGAGGCTGA
- a CDS encoding ArsC family reductase, with protein MPNIIYGIKNCDTMKKARAWLDTHGVAYEFHDYKAAGVEKDKLKQWSDKLGWETLLNRAGTTFKKLPEADKDGLTEKKALALMLAQPSMIKRPVLEIGGKLLVGFKPDIYDKEVGAKLRKS; from the coding sequence TTGCCCAACATCATCTACGGCATCAAGAACTGCGACACCATGAAGAAGGCTCGCGCCTGGCTCGACACCCACGGCGTCGCCTACGAGTTCCACGACTACAAGGCTGCGGGCGTGGAGAAGGACAAGCTCAAGCAATGGAGCGACAAGCTCGGCTGGGAGACGCTGCTCAATCGCGCCGGCACCACCTTCAAGAAGCTGCCCGAAGCCGACAAGGATGGCCTGACGGAAAAGAAGGCGCTGGCGCTAATGCTAGCGCAACCATCGATGATCAAGCGTCCGGTGCTCGAAATCGGCGGCAAGCTGCTGGTCGGCTTCAAGCCGGACATCTACGACAAGGAAGTCGGCGCCAAATTGCGCAAGAGCTAG
- a CDS encoding ABC transporter ATP-binding protein: protein MADEFILETEGLTKEFAGFFAVRDVALKVRRGSIHALIGPNGAGKTTCFNLLTKFLKPSAGKILYKGQDITAMAPADVARLGLVRSFQISAVFPHMTALENVRVALQRQHGSSFDFWRSKSVLNRFNDRARDLLNDVGLSEFANTPAVEMPYGRKRALEIATTLALDPEMMLLDEPMAGMGHEDIDKIAALIKRISAKYTILMVEHNLSVVANLSDIITVLTRGQVLAQGHYTELTKDERVKEAYLGAGHA from the coding sequence TTGGCCGATGAGTTCATTCTCGAAACGGAAGGCTTGACCAAGGAGTTCGCGGGTTTCTTCGCCGTCCGCGACGTTGCGCTCAAGGTGCGCCGTGGGAGTATCCACGCGTTGATCGGCCCGAACGGGGCCGGCAAGACGACGTGTTTCAATCTTCTGACCAAGTTCCTCAAACCGTCTGCCGGAAAAATCCTGTACAAGGGGCAGGACATCACCGCGATGGCGCCGGCCGACGTCGCGCGCTTGGGGCTGGTGCGTTCGTTCCAGATCTCGGCGGTGTTTCCGCACATGACCGCTCTGGAAAACGTTCGTGTCGCGCTCCAGCGCCAGCACGGCAGTTCGTTCGATTTCTGGCGCTCGAAGTCTGTGCTGAATCGCTTCAACGATCGCGCCCGTGACTTGTTGAACGATGTCGGCCTCAGCGAGTTCGCCAATACGCCGGCGGTCGAAATGCCCTATGGGCGCAAGCGCGCGCTCGAGATCGCGACCACGCTCGCGCTCGATCCGGAGATGATGCTTCTGGACGAGCCGATGGCCGGCATGGGTCACGAGGACATCGATAAGATCGCGGCGCTGATCAAGCGCATCTCGGCGAAATACACCATCCTGATGGTCGAGCATAATCTGAGCGTCGTGGCCAATCTGTCCGACATCATCACCGTGCTGACGCGCGGGCAGGTGCTTGCGCAGGGCCATTACACCGAGCTCACCAAGGACGAGCGCGTCAAGGAAGCCTATCTGGGAGCCGGTCATGCCTGA
- a CDS encoding ABC transporter ATP-binding protein, whose protein sequence is MPETAMADAPAKAATGGNILQVRNLEAWYGESHILHGIDFDVNAGEVVTLLGRNGAGKTTTLKSIMGIIGKRAGSIRFNDQEIIRTTSDKIARMGIAFCPEERGIFSSLDVRENLLLPPVVRAGGLPLEQIFDLFPNLKERLNSQGTKLSGGEQQMLAIARILRTGASFLMLDEPTEGLAPVIIQQIGHTIARLKKEGFTILLVEQNFRFASTVADRYYVVEHGKIIDGFSNSELAANMDKLHTYLGV, encoded by the coding sequence ATGCCTGAGACTGCAATGGCCGATGCTCCGGCGAAGGCCGCGACCGGAGGCAACATTCTCCAGGTCCGCAACCTCGAAGCCTGGTACGGCGAGTCCCACATCCTGCACGGGATCGACTTCGACGTGAATGCGGGCGAGGTCGTCACGCTGCTCGGGCGCAACGGCGCCGGCAAGACGACCACGCTGAAGTCGATCATGGGTATCATCGGCAAGCGTGCCGGCTCGATCAGATTCAACGATCAGGAGATCATCCGCACGACCTCCGACAAGATCGCGCGGATGGGTATCGCGTTCTGCCCGGAGGAGCGTGGAATCTTCTCCAGCCTCGACGTGCGGGAGAATCTCTTGCTGCCGCCGGTGGTGCGGGCAGGGGGACTGCCGCTCGAGCAGATCTTCGACCTGTTTCCGAACCTGAAGGAACGGCTCAACAGCCAAGGCACCAAGCTGTCCGGCGGCGAGCAGCAGATGCTGGCGATCGCGCGCATCCTGCGCACCGGTGCCAGCTTCCTGATGCTGGACGAGCCGACCGAGGGTCTCGCCCCGGTGATCATCCAGCAGATCGGTCACACCATTGCGCGGCTGAAGAAAGAGGGCTTTACGATCCTTTTGGTCGAGCAGAACTTCCGGTTCGCATCCACCGTGGCCGACCGTTATTATGTGGTCGAGCACGGCAAGATCATTGACGGATTTTCGAACTCGGAGCTTGCCGCCAACATGGACAAGCTCCACACCTATCTCGGCGTCTAG
- a CDS encoding tRNA-binding protein: MHVTHDPAASASPTIDFNTFLAVDIRVGTIVDAKPFPEARKPAWRLWIDFGPTIGVRKSSAQITENHPLETLVGQQVAAVVNFPPRQIGPVVSEVLTLGFPDADGKVVLLQPSKPVPNGGRLF, translated from the coding sequence ATGCACGTCACCCACGATCCCGCAGCATCCGCCTCACCGACCATCGACTTCAACACGTTCCTCGCGGTCGATATCCGCGTCGGCACCATCGTGGATGCCAAACCGTTTCCGGAAGCGCGCAAGCCGGCGTGGCGGCTGTGGATCGACTTCGGCCCGACCATCGGCGTACGCAAGAGCTCGGCGCAGATCACCGAAAACCATCCGCTCGAGACGCTGGTGGGACAGCAGGTCGCCGCCGTGGTCAATTTTCCGCCGCGCCAGATCGGACCGGTCGTCTCCGAGGTGCTGACGCTCGGCTTCCCCGATGCCGACGGCAAGGTCGTGCTGCTGCAGCCGAGCAAGCCGGTGCCGAACGGCGGGCGGCTGTTCTAG
- a CDS encoding glutathione S-transferase family protein — MSDLSAFPITKRWPAKHPELLQLYSLPTPNGVKVSIMLEEIGLPYEVHLVDFGKDDQKTAEFLSLNPNGKIPAMLDPNGPGGKPLPLFESGAMLQYLAEKTGKLLPLDAARRYQTVQWVHFQMGGIGPMFGQVGFFHKFAGKDFEDKRPLERYVGEAKRLLGVMETHLSGRQWFMDDDYTIADISMLGWVRNLVGFYGAGDLVEFSQFKSVAGWLERGLARPAVQSGLNIPKRP; from the coding sequence ATGTCCGATCTCTCCGCCTTTCCCATCACCAAGCGCTGGCCGGCCAAGCATCCGGAGTTGCTCCAGCTCTATTCCCTGCCGACGCCGAACGGCGTCAAGGTTTCCATCATGCTGGAGGAGATCGGGCTGCCTTACGAGGTCCATCTCGTTGACTTCGGCAAGGACGATCAGAAGACGGCGGAATTCCTTTCGCTCAATCCGAACGGCAAGATTCCGGCGATGCTTGACCCCAATGGCCCCGGCGGCAAGCCGCTGCCGCTGTTCGAGTCCGGGGCGATGCTGCAATATCTCGCGGAGAAGACCGGCAAGCTTTTGCCGCTGGATGCCGCCCGCCGCTACCAGACTGTCCAGTGGGTGCATTTCCAGATGGGCGGCATCGGACCGATGTTCGGCCAGGTCGGCTTCTTCCACAAATTCGCCGGCAAGGACTTTGAGGACAAGCGTCCGCTCGAGCGCTATGTGGGCGAGGCCAAGCGCCTGCTTGGCGTGATGGAGACGCATCTTTCCGGCCGGCAATGGTTCATGGATGACGACTACACCATCGCCGACATCTCGATGCTCGGCTGGGTGCGCAATCTCGTCGGCTTCTACGGCGCCGGCGATCTCGTCGAATTCAGCCAGTTCAAGTCGGTCGCGGGCTGGCTCGAACGCGGGCTTGCGCGTCCGGCTGTGCAGAGCGGGCTCAACATTCCGAAGCGGCCGTGA
- a CDS encoding ABC transporter substrate-binding protein yields the protein MKTKLIASFLLGTALAVTTAGVAFAQDKTIKIGVLTDNSGLYADLGGPGSTVAAQMAIEDSGLAAKGWKLDLISADHQNKPDVATAIARQWIDVEKVDVFMDVLNSGVALAVNNVVKEKNSVMINSGAATSDLTNAQCTPNTVHWTYDTYMLAHSTGQALVKAGGDTWFFITADYAFGHALERDTAAVVTASGGKVLGDVKVPLNNADFSSFLLQAQASKAKIIGMANAGGDTSNTIKQAAEFGIVKGGQKLAGLLLFLTDVHSLGLNVAQGLNLSSTFYWDENDQTRAFSKRFAERMKNKAMPTMVQAGVYSGLLHYIKAVEALGGNPHDGAKVVAKMKEMPTDDPLFGKGSIEPNGRALHPAYLFEVKKPSESKGPWDYYKLIGTTPADKAFRPLSESACPLAKK from the coding sequence ATGAAGACAAAATTGATTGCGTCGTTTTTGCTCGGCACGGCGTTGGCCGTGACCACCGCTGGCGTAGCCTTCGCACAGGACAAGACCATCAAGATCGGCGTGCTCACCGACAATTCGGGACTCTATGCCGACCTTGGCGGTCCCGGCTCGACTGTGGCTGCCCAGATGGCTATCGAGGATTCCGGGCTTGCCGCGAAGGGCTGGAAGCTCGACCTGATCTCCGCCGACCATCAGAACAAGCCCGACGTGGCGACCGCAATCGCGCGGCAGTGGATCGACGTCGAAAAGGTCGACGTCTTCATGGACGTGCTGAACTCCGGCGTAGCGCTGGCCGTGAACAACGTCGTGAAGGAAAAGAATTCGGTCATGATCAATTCGGGCGCGGCGACGTCCGATCTCACCAACGCGCAGTGCACGCCCAATACGGTGCACTGGACCTATGACACCTACATGCTGGCGCACAGCACAGGACAGGCATTGGTGAAGGCCGGCGGCGATACCTGGTTTTTCATCACGGCCGACTATGCCTTCGGTCACGCTCTCGAGCGCGACACCGCCGCAGTCGTCACGGCGTCGGGGGGCAAGGTTCTGGGAGACGTCAAGGTCCCCTTGAACAACGCCGATTTCTCCTCTTTCCTGCTGCAGGCCCAGGCCTCCAAGGCGAAGATCATCGGCATGGCGAATGCCGGCGGTGACACCTCCAACACGATCAAGCAGGCCGCGGAATTCGGCATCGTCAAGGGCGGTCAGAAGCTGGCGGGCCTGCTGCTGTTTCTTACCGACGTTCACTCGCTCGGCCTCAATGTCGCGCAAGGCCTTAATCTGAGTTCGACATTCTATTGGGATGAGAACGATCAGACCCGCGCGTTTTCGAAGCGGTTCGCCGAGCGCATGAAGAACAAGGCGATGCCGACCATGGTCCAGGCGGGCGTCTATTCAGGCTTGCTGCATTATATCAAGGCGGTCGAGGCCCTTGGCGGAAATCCGCACGACGGCGCCAAGGTCGTCGCGAAAATGAAGGAGATGCCGACCGACGATCCGTTGTTCGGCAAGGGCAGCATCGAGCCGAACGGCCGTGCGCTGCATCCCGCGTACCTGTTTGAAGTGAAGAAGCCTTCGGAATCAAAAGGGCCCTGGGACTACTACAAGCTGATTGGCACGACCCCGGCAGACAAGGCGTTCAGGCCGCTTTCGGAAAGTGCCTGTCCGCTGGCGAAGAAATAG